A window from Candidatus Methylomirabilis sp. encodes these proteins:
- a CDS encoding twin-arginine translocase TatA/TatE family subunit, translating into MFGLGFPELLIILLIVLLIFGASRLPQMGSGLGKAIKNFKESVTGKDAIDVTPKDPGEQKKS; encoded by the coding sequence ATGTTCGGCCTCGGGTTCCCCGAGCTGCTGATTATCTTGTTGATTGTCCTGCTCATCTTCGGGGCGTCGCGCCTTCCCCAGATGGGTTCGGGCCTCGGGAAGGCCATCAAGAACTTCAAGGAGAGCGTCACGGGGAAGGATGCCATTGACGTGACGCCGAAGGACCCGGGAGAGCAGAAGAAGTCCTAG